Sequence from the Streptosporangium brasiliense genome:
CCAAGGTCTCCTGCGAGGAGGTCTTCGGCCCCGTGATGATCATCCAGACGGTGTCCGGGGTCGACGAGGCGTTCGCCGCGGTCAACGACTCCAAGTACGGCCTGCAGGCCGGGATCTTCACCCGCAGCCTGGACGTCGCCTTCCGCGCGAACCGGGAGCTGGAGGTCGGCGGCGTGATCATCGGAGACGTCCCGTCCTACCGGGCCGACCAGATGCCCTACGGCGGCGTCAAGGACTCCGGGGTCGGCCGCGAGGGCGTCCGCTCGGCCATGGCCGACTTCACCTACGAGAAGGTCATGGTCCTCACCGGTCTGTCGCTCTGACATCCCGTCCACGGCCCGCCCCCCGTCGCCCCGGGGTGCGGGCCGTGTCCATTCCGTCCCGGCTCCGTGCCGAGCTCCGGTGGTCGCCCGCCGCGGGCTCCCACTCCTCGCCCACGGCCTGGGCACGGGCACTCACCGTGGTCACGCCCTCTCGGCGACGGTGTAGAGCTCCCTGGCCACGTCGCCGAAGTAGGGGCCGTACATGGTGCTCCGGTCGTCGCTGTATTTGAAGCTGCTCACCGAGGTGATCGTGCCGCGGCCGGTGGCGGGGTCGAAGCCGCTCATCCAGGGGCCGCCGCTGGACCCGGCGGTCATGTCGCAGCGCATGCCCTGGTCGCCGGTCTGGCCGTGCGGGTCGTCATGGACCGGGCCGGCGCAGTAGACCAGGTGCTCGCCGTCGTAGGGCGCCTCGGCGGGGAAGCCGAAGCCGTGGGCCGGGCGGCCCCGGGCGGCGCCGAAGGCGATGTCCTGGCCGCCGACGACCTCTCCCAGGTGCCGGCCGCCGCTGTGGTTGAGCGCCACCATGCCGATGTCGTGGTTGTCGTCGGCGCTGCGCGACCACGGGCCCGCGACGAACATGCGCCGGGCGGTGAACTGCCCGTAGGGCCGGCGGCCCCGGTCGTAACCGGGCACGAAGGTCCAGTTGTCCGCCCACGCGCCGGCGCCGTCCTTGACGCAGTGCCCGGCGGTCACCACGAGGTCCTTGTTGGCGCTCCTGACCGAGCTCGCCGAGCAGACGAAGTCGAGCCCGCCGAGGGTGAGGAAGACCCGTCCGGTGGTGCGGGTCACCGACCCGCCCGCGCTCCAGCGCGCCCCGGTGGTGCGGGCGGCACGCTGGTGGTCCGGCAGGCCCGGCCGGCCGAACACGCCGGCCGCCGTCCCGAGCAGGCCGAGCGGGACGGCGGCCGCCATCCGGCGGGGGGTCCAGTAGTCGAGCACCCGGCGCTGGTCCGCCGGGCCGGGGGCGGTCACGTGTTCGGCGACGCCGTCCCCGCCGGGGGCCGCGCGCGGGGCCTTGGCGGCTGCCGGGAGGGGGTGGGCGGCGCCGGCGGCCCGCTGCCCGTGTTCGGTGGTCGTCGCGCCGGCCTGGGGGAGGCCCATCAGGCCGGCGACGAGCGCGGCGCCCGCAAGCAGGGGGAGGCTCGAGGTCATGAGACCCGATTTTGCACTACGTGGTGTGCTGTTGTGACTACTTTCGGTGAATCTCAGGGGGTGCCGGTGCCCTGCGCGGCCTCGTAGACGGCCTGCGCCTCGGTCCCGAAATACGGGCCGAACATCCAGCCGGCGGCGAAGCCGTACTTGAAGCTGTTCACCGAGTTCAGCGTGCCCAGGCCGGTGCCCTCGTCGAAGCCGGTGAACCAGGGGCCGCCGCTCGACCCGCCGGTCATGTCGCAGCCGAGGCCGATGTCGCGGGACATCAGGAAGTCGTCGAAGGACCGCCCGCTGCAGTAGACCAGCTTCGACCCGTCGTAGGGGGCGGCCGCCGGGTATCCGAAGGAGTGCATCTGCCGCCGCCTGGGCTGGTTGAAGGAGACGCCCTGCCCGCCGACCGCGTCGGTCAGCGACCGGCCCTCCAGCGGGGCCACCACGGCCGCGGCCACGTCGTAGTTGATGTCCTCGCTGTTGTTCCACTGCGGGGTGGTGTAGAGCGTGGTCGCCACCCAGGTGCCGTGCGGCCGCTCGCCGGCGTCGTAGCCCGGCACGAACACCCAGTTGCCGTGGAAGGCCCCGCCCAGCTTCACGCAGTGCCCCGCGGTGATCACAGTGCTTCTGTTGTCGCTGGTCACCGCGTTGCCCGAGCAGGAGGCGTTGCGGCCCTGATAGGTGAAGAACACCCGGCCGGCGGTCTTGGCGACCGCGCCGCCGCGGGTCCACCGCGATCCGGTGGTGGCGCGTGCGGCGGCGGCCCGGACGGCGGTGACGGCGTCGCCGTCCGGCGCGGTCGCGGGGACCGAGACGGGGTCGGCCGCGGCCTGTGCCGCGATCGCCGCCGCGGTGAGCCGGAGACCGTCCTTCTTCGGAGCGTAGGCGTCGAGCGGCTGGGCCGCCTCCATTCTCGCCTCCGTCCAGTAACGCTGGACGGTGCGCTGCTCGGTCGTGGTGTCGGCGGCCTCCCTTTCGGCGGGCCGGGGGGCGGCCGGAAAGGAGGCCGCCGGCGCGGCGGCGCTGTACGCGGCGGCGCTGTGCGCGGCCGCCGCCGGGAGCAGGGTGGCGCCCGTGGCGAGGGCGATGACGGGGACCAGGCGTGCCGTGCGGCGCATTCGTACCTCCCGAGACCTGATGGTGAGTGGGGAAGCTAGTGCGCTGCATGGCTGCATTTCTCAATATTTACGACTATTGATATGGCGAAATTCCGGCGTAAGAACTGCATTTCCCCCTGCGTTTCACGCACCACAGATTTCGACCCCGGTTCGACAGGTGAGCGGCAGCCGGGAGAATGGGGCGGTGCAGCCAGACACCACCCGCTCCGTTGTCCTGCTCGGCTCGACCGGCTCCATCGGGACCCAGTCCCTCGACGTCATCGCCCGCAACCCCGGCCGGTTCCGGGTGGCGGCGCTCGCCGCCGGCGGCGGCCGGATCGACCTGCTGGCCCGTCAGGCGGCCGAGTTCCGGCCCGACGTGGTGGCCGTGGCCGACCCCTCGGCCGCGCCGCGGCTGCGCGAGGCCCTGGCCGCGCACGGGGTGGGCGCCCAGGTGCTCGCCGGGCCCGAGGGGGTCGCCGAGGCCGCCGCCTGGCCGTCCGACACGGTGCTCAACGGCATCACCGGCGCGCTCGGGCTGACCTCGACGCTGGCCGCGCTGGAGGCGGGCAGGACGCTCGCCCTGGCCAACAAGGAATCGCTGATCATCGGCGGCCCGCTGGTCAAGCGCCTGGCCAAGCCCGGACAGCTCATCCCCGTCGACTCCGAGCACGCCGCGCTCGCCCAGTGCCTGTGGGCCGCCGGCCCCGCCGGTCCCGACGCGTCGGCCGTGCGCAACCTGATCGTCACCGCGAGCGGCGGGCCCTTCCGCGGCAGGTCGCGCGCGGAGCTCGCGGACGTGACCCCGGAGCAGGCCCTGGCCCACCCGACCTGGTCGATGGGGCCCGTCATCACGGTGAATTCCGCCACACTCGTCAACAAGGGCCTGGAGGTCATCGAGGCCCATCTGCTGTTCGACATCGGCTTCGACAGGATCACCGTCGTGGTCCACCCCCAGTCGGTCGTCCACTCCATGGTCGAGTTCGTGGACGGCTCGGTCATCGCCCAGGCCAGCCCGCCCGACATGAGGCTGCCCATCGCCCTG
This genomic interval carries:
- a CDS encoding trypsin-like serine peptidase, producing MRRTARLVPVIALATGATLLPAAAAHSAAAYSAAAPAASFPAAPRPAEREAADTTTEQRTVQRYWTEARMEAAQPLDAYAPKKDGLRLTAAAIAAQAAADPVSVPATAPDGDAVTAVRAAAARATTGSRWTRGGAVAKTAGRVFFTYQGRNASCSGNAVTSDNRSTVITAGHCVKLGGAFHGNWVFVPGYDAGERPHGTWVATTLYTTPQWNNSEDINYDVAAAVVAPLEGRSLTDAVGGQGVSFNQPRRRQMHSFGYPAAAPYDGSKLVYCSGRSFDDFLMSRDIGLGCDMTGGSSGGPWFTGFDEGTGLGTLNSVNSFKYGFAAGWMFGPYFGTEAQAVYEAAQGTGTP
- a CDS encoding trypsin-like serine peptidase — protein: MTSSLPLLAGAALVAGLMGLPQAGATTTEHGQRAAGAAHPLPAAAKAPRAAPGGDGVAEHVTAPGPADQRRVLDYWTPRRMAAAVPLGLLGTAAGVFGRPGLPDHQRAARTTGARWSAGGSVTRTTGRVFLTLGGLDFVCSASSVRSANKDLVVTAGHCVKDGAGAWADNWTFVPGYDRGRRPYGQFTARRMFVAGPWSRSADDNHDIGMVALNHSGGRHLGEVVGGQDIAFGAARGRPAHGFGFPAEAPYDGEHLVYCAGPVHDDPHGQTGDQGMRCDMTAGSSGGPWMSGFDPATGRGTITSVSSFKYSDDRSTMYGPYFGDVARELYTVAERA
- the dxr gene encoding 1-deoxy-D-xylulose-5-phosphate reductoisomerase, with product MQPDTTRSVVLLGSTGSIGTQSLDVIARNPGRFRVAALAAGGGRIDLLARQAAEFRPDVVAVADPSAAPRLREALAAHGVGAQVLAGPEGVAEAAAWPSDTVLNGITGALGLTSTLAALEAGRTLALANKESLIIGGPLVKRLAKPGQLIPVDSEHAALAQCLWAAGPAGPDASAVRNLIVTASGGPFRGRSRAELADVTPEQALAHPTWSMGPVITVNSATLVNKGLEVIEAHLLFDIGFDRITVVVHPQSVVHSMVEFVDGSVIAQASPPDMRLPIALALGWPERVAGAAPAVDWTRAHTWTFDPLDDDAFPSVALARHVGSAGGTAPAVYNAANEVCVDAFLAGRLPFPGIVDTVTAVVSEHTVTGADSVAEVLDADEWARARARELTATA